GCCCCTGAAACTGCCGGTCACAAGCGCAATGGGCCTCCCTGACTATCATACGGTTGCCAGCATCGCTATTGGGCTGGTGGTCATCAATCTAGTTGCGAATCTCTGGGCGTTGTCCCGCGCGGTGCCTTCCTGCACCCAGGACAGTCTTCCCTTCCTTTCCGTGCTGATTCCAGCCAGGAATGAGGCGCGGAACATTGCACGGTGTCTGGAATCCGTTCTCGCCCAGGATTATCCCACATTCGAGGTTTTGGTGTTGGACGATGGTTCCACCGATGGTACTGAGGCCATTGTTCAGGCAATCGCGGCCCGAGATCAGCGGGTCAGACTTATCCGTGGGCAAACTCTTCCGCAAGGGTGGACCGGGAAGAACTTTGCCTGCCACCAGCTAGCAGCCCAGGCACGTGGGGAGTGGTTGCTGTTCATCGATGCCGACACTGAGCATCGGCCCGGGGGGTTGAGGTGGAGCGTCCAGACCGCACTGGAAAGCGGCGCTGACCTGTTGACAATGATCCCCCGCACGGTCATGCATACATTTGGCGAGGAGCTCCTCCTGCCTATCATCCCCTTTGGGCTGGTGGCGCTCCTTCCATTGGCGCTGGGGGAGCGCCTCCGGCTGACCTCTTTGGCAATAGGCGTAGGCCCCTTTAT
This genomic window from candidate division KSB1 bacterium contains:
- a CDS encoding glycosyltransferase, which encodes MGLPDYHTVASIAIGLVVINLVANLWALSRAVPSCTQDSLPFLSVLIPARNEARNIARCLESVLAQDYPTFEVLVLDDGSTDGTEAIVQAIAARDQRVRLIRGQTLPQGWTGKNFACHQLAAQARGEWLLFIDADTEHRPGGLRWSVQTALESGADLLTMIPRTVMHTFGEELLLPIIPFGLVALLPLALGERLRLTSLAIGVGPFMLFRRQAYERLGGHRAVRNEVAEDVMLARRVRQEGGRIVFTNGSDLVDVHFYQGFRESWHGLAKSAFPALRYRLWLSLAMVGCFALLFLRPVVVLLQLWWQGERESSAVLPHLFHALINGALWYAIATHFRLPRRVAILYPVTVFLATLMMADSVWRSLRGGIGWKGRVYEVQGGTVRH